A single Dechloromonas denitrificans DNA region contains:
- a CDS encoding superoxide dismutase: MEHQLPQLPFAKDALAPHMSAETFDYHYAKHHQAYVTNLNNLIKGSEYENLDLEAIVKKAPAGGVYNNAAQVWNHTFFWNCLKPNGGGAPAGALAAAINAKWGSLDAFKTAFQTSAVGNFGSGWTWLVKKADGSVDIVNMGAAGTPLTTGDKALLCVDVWEHAYYIDYRNARPKFVETFLNNLVNWSFAEANFA, translated from the coding sequence ATGGAACACCAACTACCCCAACTGCCGTTCGCCAAAGATGCCCTCGCCCCGCACATGTCGGCCGAGACCTTTGATTACCACTACGCCAAGCACCACCAGGCCTACGTCACCAACCTGAACAACCTGATCAAGGGCAGCGAGTACGAAAATCTCGATCTCGAAGCCATCGTCAAGAAGGCCCCGGCCGGCGGCGTGTACAACAACGCAGCGCAGGTCTGGAACCACACCTTCTTCTGGAACTGCCTGAAGCCGAACGGCGGCGGCGCTCCGGCCGGTGCGCTGGCCGCGGCAATCAACGCCAAATGGGGTTCGCTGGATGCCTTCAAGACCGCCTTCCAGACCTCGGCCGTCGGCAACTTCGGTTCCGGCTGGACCTGGCTGGTCAAGAAGGCCGACGGTTCCGTCGACATCGTCAACATGGGCGCCGCCGGCACCCCGCTGACCACCGGCGACAAGGCTCTGCTCTGCGTCGATGTATGGGAACACGCCTACTACATCGATTACCGCAATGCCCGTCCGAAGTTTGTCGAAACCTTCCTGAACAACCTGGTCAACTGGTCGTTCGCGGAAGCCAATTTCGCCTGA
- a CDS encoding pseudouridine synthase, producing MSSIVLFNKPYGVLSQFTPEGKWRALDAFIPVKDVYVAGRLDADSEGLLILTDDGKLQAKIADPKHKLEKTYWVQVEGVPDEAALDRLRAGIKLSDFTARPARVRLIDEPAGLWPRDSPIRFRAAIPTSWLEIRISEGKNRQVRRMTAAIGYPTLRLIRAAIGAATLDGLALGEWRQIDGSYQDLQGKFNE from the coding sequence GTGTCTTCCATCGTCTTGTTCAACAAGCCCTACGGCGTTCTCAGCCAGTTCACGCCGGAAGGCAAGTGGCGGGCGCTGGACGCGTTCATTCCGGTCAAGGATGTGTACGTGGCCGGCCGGCTCGATGCCGACAGCGAAGGGCTGTTAATCCTGACCGACGACGGCAAGCTGCAGGCCAAGATCGCCGACCCGAAACACAAGCTGGAAAAGACCTATTGGGTGCAAGTCGAGGGTGTGCCGGACGAGGCGGCGCTGGACCGGCTGCGGGCCGGCATCAAACTCTCGGATTTCACCGCGCGGCCGGCCAGGGTCCGGCTGATCGACGAGCCGGCCGGGTTGTGGCCGCGCGATTCGCCGATCCGCTTTCGCGCGGCGATCCCGACTTCGTGGCTGGAAATCCGCATCAGCGAAGGCAAGAATCGCCAGGTCAGGCGGATGACAGCAGCCATCGGTTATCCTACGCTGCGTCTAATACGGGCTGCCATCGGGGCGGCGACGCTGGACGGTCTGGCGCTCGGTGAATGGCGACAGATCGACGGCAGTTACCAGGATTTGCAAGGAAAATTCAATGAATAA
- a CDS encoding nucleoside recognition domain-containing protein has product MLNRIWVAFILVGFVAAVVQLLQGDLEIFTRVLTGLFDTAKTGFDISLGLVGVMSLWLGVMKIGERGGLIQLFGRALGPFFRRVFPDIPAGHPASGSIVMNVSANILGLDNAATPLGLKAMRELQEINPHKDTASNPMIMFLVLNTAGITLIPTSVIAIRQSIALKQGLVGFNAADIFLPTLLGTFVSFCAGLVAVAIWQRINLFCRPVLAFFAGFVGLMGGLYWWLGSLPPEQMAQMIGLLGSGLIVSIIVLFVVVAAWRGIDAYESFVEGAKEGFGVAVQIIPYLIAMLVAISVFRTTGCMDYVIEAIRRAVLAVGLNDDFVPALPVGLMKTLSGSGARGLMVDVMTTYGVDSFQGKLAAIIQGSTETTFYVLAVYFGSVNITKTRYALACGLIADAVGLVGAILIGYAFYH; this is encoded by the coding sequence GTGCTCAATCGAATCTGGGTCGCTTTCATCCTCGTCGGCTTTGTTGCGGCGGTGGTCCAGTTGCTGCAAGGCGATCTGGAAATCTTCACGCGTGTGCTGACCGGGTTGTTCGATACGGCGAAGACCGGTTTCGATATTTCGCTCGGGCTGGTCGGCGTGATGAGCCTGTGGCTGGGGGTGATGAAGATCGGCGAACGGGGCGGGCTGATCCAGCTTTTCGGTCGGGCGCTGGGGCCGTTCTTTCGCCGCGTCTTTCCCGATATCCCGGCCGGCCATCCGGCCAGTGGCAGCATCGTGATGAATGTCAGCGCCAATATCCTCGGCCTCGACAACGCGGCGACGCCGCTTGGCCTGAAGGCGATGCGCGAGTTGCAGGAGATCAATCCGCACAAGGACACGGCGAGCAACCCGATGATCATGTTCCTGGTCCTCAACACGGCCGGCATCACGCTGATTCCGACCTCGGTGATCGCCATCCGCCAGAGCATCGCGTTGAAGCAGGGGCTGGTCGGCTTCAACGCCGCCGACATTTTTTTGCCGACCCTGCTCGGCACCTTCGTCTCGTTCTGCGCCGGGCTGGTGGCGGTCGCCATCTGGCAGCGCATCAACTTGTTCTGCCGGCCGGTGCTGGCCTTCTTCGCCGGCTTTGTCGGGTTGATGGGCGGGCTGTACTGGTGGCTGGGCAGTCTGCCGCCGGAGCAGATGGCGCAGATGATCGGCCTGCTTGGTAGCGGCCTGATCGTCTCGATCATCGTGCTGTTCGTTGTCGTCGCGGCCTGGCGCGGCATCGATGCCTACGAGAGTTTTGTCGAGGGCGCCAAGGAGGGCTTCGGCGTCGCGGTGCAGATCATTCCCTACCTGATCGCCATGCTGGTGGCGATTTCGGTTTTTCGTACCACCGGCTGCATGGATTACGTCATCGAGGCCATCCGCCGCGCCGTGTTGGCGGTCGGCCTGAACGACGATTTCGTGCCGGCGCTGCCGGTCGGCCTGATGAAGACGCTGAGCGGCAGCGGCGCGCGCGGCCTGATGGTCGATGTGATGACGACCTACGGCGTCGATTCCTTCCAGGGCAAGCTGGCGGCGATCATCCAGGGTTCGACGGAAACGACCTTCTACGTACTGGCCGTCTATTTCGGCAGCGTCAATATCACCAAGACCCGCTATGCCCTGGCCTGTGGCCTGATTGCCGACGCCGTCGGGCTGGTCGGGGCGATTCTCATCGGTTACGCCTTCTATCATTGA
- a CDS encoding DUF192 domain-containing protein, which translates to MNKIVLAALCGLTFSAAGWGQNAMPVMELSAGLHRIEAEVAASDQNRQIGLMNRAAMAPQRGMLFVFPQENTHCMWMRNTLIPLSVAFLDAEGTIINIENMQPQTENNHCAKVPARYALEMNLGWFAQRGIKPGAKLKGIDKAPRPQ; encoded by the coding sequence ATGAATAAAATCGTCTTGGCAGCGCTTTGCGGCCTAACGTTCAGTGCTGCCGGCTGGGGACAGAATGCCATGCCGGTGATGGAACTGAGTGCCGGCCTTCACCGCATCGAGGCCGAAGTGGCGGCGAGCGACCAGAACCGCCAGATCGGCCTGATGAATCGCGCGGCGATGGCGCCGCAGCGCGGCATGCTCTTCGTCTTCCCGCAGGAAAACACCCATTGCATGTGGATGCGCAACACGCTGATCCCGCTTTCAGTGGCCTTCCTTGATGCCGAGGGCACCATCATCAATATCGAGAACATGCAGCCGCAGACCGAGAATAACCATTGCGCCAAGGTGCCGGCCCGTTATGCGCTGGAAATGAATCTCGGCTGGTTCGCCCAGCGCGGCATCAAGCCCGGCGCCAAGTTGAAGGGGATCGACAAGGCGCCGCGTCCGCAGTGA
- a CDS encoding chorismate--pyruvate lyase family protein, which yields MSRRSGWYRRFRGAAPEPRLRSWLTEPGSLTARCQRQCADFRVRLLAQGKGAALADEAGGPALVRVREVVLECDGVPVIFAHTTLSAAANGRLTRWLSRLGTRSLGSLLFFFPGFHRGGIEYRRLDRRHPLYRRAAMLGAFGEYLWARRSAHRLGGQQVLVTEVFLPEILRLK from the coding sequence GTGAGTCGGCGCAGCGGCTGGTATCGACGCTTTCGTGGTGCCGCCCCGGAACCCCGCCTGCGTTCCTGGCTGACCGAGCCCGGTTCGCTGACCGCCCGCTGTCAGCGCCAGTGTGCCGATTTTCGGGTGCGCCTGCTGGCCCAGGGCAAGGGCGCGGCGCTGGCCGACGAGGCGGGCGGCCCGGCGTTGGTGCGGGTACGCGAAGTGGTTCTCGAATGCGACGGCGTCCCGGTGATTTTTGCCCATACCACGCTGTCTGCCGCCGCCAATGGCCGCCTGACCCGCTGGCTGTCCCGTCTTGGCACGCGTTCGCTCGGTTCGCTGCTGTTTTTCTTTCCCGGCTTTCACCGCGGGGGCATCGAGTATCGGCGCTTGGACCGGCGTCATCCGCTCTATCGGCGGGCCGCCATGCTCGGGGCATTCGGCGAGTATCTCTGGGCACGCCGCTCAGCGCACCGTCTCGGCGGGCAGCAGGTGCTGGTCACCGAAGTCTTTCTGCCGGAAATCCTTCGCCTGAAATGA